A genomic region of Anopheles coustani chromosome 3, idAnoCousDA_361_x.2, whole genome shotgun sequence contains the following coding sequences:
- the LOC131260728 gene encoding calaxin-like, with amino-acid sequence MNLDATLDSAEEARFLSKVGGLVKRLARSGGSLARFTHRELELVLLLYYKLLKADPDGAGGLVSRQQLTTVLDTAFGITDTVAVRRIHAALDGGTSAHVTPETWARLVALFVRGSLEERVRHCYAVYDTQRDGLIRRDQLMVLLRDCVRQEEGVEEAVKDLVDIVTTRLDLDRDGAISFEDYRQSVLAEPLLLECLGQALPDRRHVEAFAMTFLVPREV; translated from the coding sequence ATGAACCTCGACGCAACGCTGGACAGCGCGGAAGAGGCCCGGTTCCTTAGCAAGGTGGGTGGACTGGTGAAGCGGTTGGCTCGGTCCGGTGGATCCCTGGCGCGCTTCACTCACCGCGAGCTCGAGCTAGTGCTGCTGCTCTACTACAAGCTCCTGAAAGCCGACCCGGACGGAGCGGGCGGACTGGTCTCGCGCCAGCAGCTCACCACCGTGCTCGACACGGCGTTCGGCATCACCGACACGGTGGCTGTGCGCCGCATCCACGCCGCCCTCGACGGGGGCACCAGCGCTCACGTCACGCCGGAGACCTGGGCCCGCCTGGTGGCGCTGTTCGTGCGCGGATCGCTGGAGGAGCGCGTCCGCCATTGCTACGCCGTTTACGACACCCAGCGGGACGGGCTGATCCGGCGGGACCagctgatggtgctgctgcgggACTGCGTGCGGCAGGAGGAGGGCGTCGAGGAGGCCGTCAAGGACCTGGTGGACATCGTCACGACCCGGCTCGATCTGGACCGGGACGGGGCGATCTCGTTCGAAGACTACCGCCAGAGCGTGCTCGCCGagccgctgctgctggagtGCCTCGGCCAGGCCCTGCCGGACCGCCGGCACGTGGAAGCGTTCGCGATGACATTCCTCGTCCCGCGGGAGGTGTAA